The genomic segment GCCGGTCCACTCGCCATACTCTTCCTGGACCATCACGTCACAGCTCGCACTCCGGATCATCAATGATTTCCACTGCTCCAGTGGTCTCGAAATCCACTGTGGACCAGTCGATGATGTTCCCCCCAGAACACAGACATCCCCGCATTACCTCTGCCACCTCCCTATCTCCCAGAGCCCGGTCCCACAGGTTGACCTGGGATACCTCCCCCACGAAGGACTGGCCTGCATCGAAGCCCCCATCCACCTGGTCCTGATCCTGTCCAAGAATGACCACACCACCTCCCTTCACTCTCTGACCCTGCCAGGCCGTCTTGACCAAGCTCCGTTTCCCGTCTACCCACAAGGTGACGTGTCCGCTCTCAGACTCCCAACTGACGCAGAGGTGCCGGTGTAGTGAGCCAGACTCTGGCAGGTGGAAAATAGCCTTGGCTGTCGTCAGTTCCAGATGGAAGCCCCGGGGTCCCGACACCCAGAGGAGAATCTGGTTATCGCTTTCAGGTGTAGCGTAGGAGAAGCCAGCATAGTTTCGCGTCAGCTCGGTGGCTGAGCGCATGCAGAGGGTGAAGGCACTCAGCTCGGGGAAACTGTTCGGCAAAAGCTTCACGTGGGAGTTGGAAGACTGCTGGGGAAATATGATGATCTTGCCCCGGAGACCAAGAGGTACAaattgacagagtacagagaaggaGATACAAAGGATAACGGCAGAGGAGGGTTGGGAGAGTGAAAGAAGAGAGCATAAATTGTGAAATTAGCTTATTACTCTCTTAAAACAATAAGACAGTAGCTGTTCTTGTTAACTTTGCTACCTGCTTTCATACCAGAAATTGCTGGCCCGTTGTTACCATAACTTATTCTACCGGAGCGCCATTGAAGTTTTGCTGACCTTCAAGTGCGGGGGTTTGCATGGCGTTTGACCGCAAGACCCTGCAAAGGttttgaggactgctgagaggatcacagaGTTCTCTCTGTTATCATTCGGGATAATTATGAGGAGCGCTCCATTAAATCCGAACAATTGTGAGATTTTGCGCTCTTGGAGATGAAATGAAAGGAGAAAGGACACAGGTAATGGTAAGCCCACTTATAACACTGAGGTACAAATGGGGAGTGTAGCACTTGAATGCAATGGGGCCCAATATTTTTGTGGGAGGATTCAGTAGAGCTGTTGGGACTTGGTTTAAACTAATAGGGCAGGGTGACATGAACCAGGATGATAGAGGCGAGGATGAGCTACAAGTAGATGATAggtgtaaggaaggacaagtcaaTGATTGGGTATAAATgctgacagagcaaagagttaaactACACCACGGAAGCAATATTCAAATGGGCGaataatgcaggactgaaggtgtagtATATTTAAATACGGACGGCATTCGAAATAAGGTGGACAGATTCGTggagcaattagagattggtccaTATGATGTTGTGGGGTTCTTTGTGTAGCGGGTGAAAGATAGTCAGATTTGGAAGCTAAACATCAAAAGGCAtaccttgtatcgaaaggacagacaggtaggcatgggcgatggtgtggctctgttggtaagagatggaattatatctttagaGAGAAGTAACGATGGTCGAGAATATTGAATCagtgtgggtagagttaagaaattgcagtgGTAAAACAATATGGGAATAATTTATAGGTCTCCAAATGGTAGGAAGATGTGTGGTTAAGATTCAAAGGGAGCTGGGAAAGAAATATAATAAAGCTAACGGCACAATTCTAATGGAGGACattaatatgcaaggggattgggaaaatcgggttgaTGCCGGATCgaaagagagtgaatttgttgaatgcctacaaaatggaCTTTGAGCAGCTTGCACTTGAGCCTATGGTGGAAAAGACTATCTTAGATTGTgatgtgtaataacccagatcttctaagggagcttaatgtaaaggaaccctgaggagactGTGATTGAATTCCTTCTGCAATTTCAgaaggagaagcataactcagatgtatcaatatggcagtgaaataaaggaaattacagagacattAGAGAGGATCTTGccaaggtggattggaggaggacacTGACAGGAATGACGGcacagcagagatggctgaaatttCAGGGAATATCCTTCACaatgtgcaggatagatatgtcccacagaggaagaagttctcaaatggcaggggcaggccactgtggctgacaaaggaagttaaacaGAGAATAAAAGCCCAGGAAAGGgcacataaggtagcaaaagaaagcgggaagttggatgattgggaaattatTAAAACCCAACAAATAGCAACTGAAAATACTATAAGAATGGAAAAGATGAAGTCTTGAGAGCAgagaaggcaatagcaaaagCAGGATGAAGCAGGA from the Mobula birostris isolate sMobBir1 chromosome 13, sMobBir1.hap1, whole genome shotgun sequence genome contains:
- the LOC140207413 gene encoding C-reactive protein-like, with protein sequence LRGKIIIFPQQSSNSHVKLLPNSFPELSAFTLCMRSATELTRNYAGFSYATPESDNQILLWVSGPRGFHLELTTAKAIFHLPESGSLHRHLCVSWESESGHVTLWVDGKRSLVKTAWQGQRVKGGGVVILGQDQDQVDGGFDAGQSFVGEVSQVNLWDRALGDREVAEVMRGCLCSGGNIIDWSTVDFETTGAVEIIDDPECEL